Genomic segment of Pochonia chlamydosporia 170 chromosome 1, whole genome shotgun sequence:
CCCCGAATCGGCAGAAAGCTGTGCATGTCCCATAAAATTTTTGAGATGCCTCAATTCCGACTCACTTTCCCACGGCAAATCCACTTCCTCCATAAACGCGTCCGCCTATAGCCTACCATGAGTCCCAAAACCCCCGTTGTTGGCCTCCTCGGCGGAGGTCAATTGGGTAGAATGCTTTGCGAAGCCGGTGCTCCTCTCGACGCTCAGATTGCCGTGCTCGACGTCGACAACTGCCCTGCCAAACAGATCAACAGCAACCGTCACCACGTCACCGGCTCATTCAAGGACCCTGCCAAGATCATGGAACTTGCTTCCAACTGCGATGTTCTCACAGTCGAGATTGAGCACATTGAGACTGAGGTCCTCGAGGAAATCGACACAAACGGCGTCCAAATCCGCAACCCCGATggcacaaccaccaccaagaaggTCGCCATTCACCCTTCTTGGAGAACCCTTCGCCTCGTCCAGAATAAATACGAGCAAAAGGAGTACCTGAGCAAACAGGGTATTCCAATTGCTGAACAAATGGCCATTGAAACCGGGGACGCCATGCTCGCCtccatggaagaagcttcAAAGAAGTTCGGCTTCCCCTGGATGCTAAAAGCCAGAAAGGATTCCTACGATGGTCGCGGCAATTTCAAAATTTCAAACAAGGCGGACATCGAGCAGGCTGTCAAGGAATTTGGTAACCTGTCGTGTTATGCTGAGAAATGGGTCCCCTTTGAACTGGAGCTTGCCACCATGGTCATACGAACAGAggacgacaatggcaaactGAAACGCGTTATTCCCTATCCCGTCGTCGAGACCGTTCACGAGGATAATATCTGTTCTAAGGTCTTTATGCCTCCCCGGAATGTACCTGAGGATGTCTGCAAGAAGGCGCAAAAGGTTGCAACGTCTGTGGTAGAGAAGCTCTGGGGTAGGGGAGTATTTGCGGTTGAAATGTTTCTGACCAAGGACGGGAGCATTATCTTCAACGAATGTGCTCCTCGGCCGCACAACAGCGGACACGCTTCCATTGAGTCCGTCCCATATATGCAAGTCAACCCACTTACACTACGCCTTGGCTCTTAGCTAACCTTTACCTAGGTCCCAGTTCAAGGCACAGCTCACAGCGATCCTCGATGAGCCTCTCCCCGAAGTCTTGGAACCTCACGTCTCATCCAGTATCATGATCAACATTCTCGGTGGCGCCAACCCCGATTCCCACCTAGCTCTAGTGGAAAAGGCCAAGTCCATGTACGGCAAGAAGACGGCAGTCTACGTTCACCTTTACGGCAAGGAGTCCAAGCCCAGTCGAAAGATTGGTCACATTACAGTCACCGGTTTTGGGTCAATAGCTGAACTAGAAGAGTTTGCCCGGCCATTACTGAAAATGACTGATGGCATCCGTCTGGATCGCCTTCAAGCGGCAAGCAAGGCTTTACGTCCCCAAGCTGCACCGGCCTCACAAACGCCAAAGGCTGCAAAGGGAAACCCCTTAGTTCTGGTCACGATGGGATCCGATTCGGATTTGCCAGTTCTCAAGGCTGGTATCGATATTCTAAACCAATTCGGCGTTCCATGGGAGGTTGATATCACTTCCGCACATCGAAcaccagccaagatggcccAGGTAGCCATTGATGCAGCAGATCGCGGTatcaaagtcatcatcgCGGCGGCTGGTGGCGCAGCTCATTTGCCCGGCATGTTGGCAGCGTATACACCTCTCCCCGTCATTGGCGTACCTGTCAAGGCAACACACCTAGATGGATTGGACTCTCTGCTTAGCATTGTCCAGATGCCCGTACGTAAACTCCGGCCCCATTGTTTATTTCCATTTTGAAGAAGGTTGGGGCTTTACTAACATATTTTTGCAGCGCGGTGTCCCCACTGCCACAgtggccatcaacaactccaccAATGCTGCGTTACTTGCCATCCGTTTCCTCGGCGCCTTCATCCCTGATTTactggagaagatgaagaagtatcagctggagatggaacagcaggtcaaggacaaggccaccACCCTGCGGGACATTGATGTGGACGCATATCTGGCAAAAATGGGTAAGAAATAGGAGTTAGACATTTTGAAAGCAAATGTTACGAGTGGTAATGCATGTTGGGCATTATGGGGCTGAGAGGGCTGTGTGGACCGGCGTTTCGTGGCAATATGATTTGGATAGACAGCAATGAAGACATGAATTAAGACGTTACAAGCGACAATTACCATGATGTAGCACGACCC
This window contains:
- a CDS encoding phosphoribosylaminoimidazole carboxylase (similar to Verticillium alfalfae VaMs.102 XP_003005286.1); amino-acid sequence: MSPKTPVVGLLGGGQLGRMLCEAGAPLDAQIAVLDVDNCPAKQINSNRHHVTGSFKDPAKIMELASNCDVLTVEIEHIETEVLEEIDTNGVQIRNPDGTTTTKKVAIHPSWRTLRLVQNKYEQKEYLSKQGIPIAEQMAIETGDAMLASMEEASKKFGFPWMLKARKDSYDGRGNFKISNKADIEQAVKEFGNLSCYAEKWVPFELELATMVIRTEDDNGKLKRVIPYPVVETVHEDNICSKVFMPPRNVPEDVCKKAQKVATSVVEKLWGRGVFAVEMFLTKDGSIIFNECAPRPHNSGHASIESQFKAQLTAILDEPLPEVLEPHVSSSIMINILGGANPDSHLALVEKAKSMYGKKTAVYVHLYGKESKPSRKIGHITVTGFGSIAELEEFARPLLKMTDGIRLDRLQAASKALRPQAAPASQTPKAAKGNPLVLVTMGSDSDLPVLKAGIDILNQFGVPWEVDITSAHRTPAKMAQVAIDAADRGIKVIIAAAGGAAHLPGMLAAYTPLPVIGVPVKATHLDGLDSLLSIVQMPRGVPTATVAINNSTNAALLAIRFLGAFIPDLLEKMKKYQLEMEQQVKDKATTLRDIDVDAYLAKMGSFSLHRAEGYVHYSDATCLELFSSALVGQETCPNILSTSLERNTHIDWEDVIDFVDPFGDRRGCVFDSVWIFDIDKKVLFLRKRYQFSFVSLELAQRRLLTLDDFTLLDLPSPVPAEEELSGQYWEPKLDPLPRIKSLVGKMLRDFAYTWRHVLRRPMKTATFTKLAYATIWISTLDFTLIERIGFEHVSSSPRGPYVDVVDLPSWETPTATLVQVGTSWFALEQNFREGFEMVRRHMASLTESSTTNMRTYVILTLRQVVLCKFQGSELTWTGPETLFGDDYKSDTAIDMILWAINTTSTEPGPSAMNSLPVEIQDRILYYATTSPIASAKLGCEFGVGSPFTWKESGLPITLQPNKRHRTQSSPVESQIYFGGVMSGLSYKGERRAQVVAPILPMPYPLGPRR